One genomic region from Bubalus kerabau isolate K-KA32 ecotype Philippines breed swamp buffalo chromosome 7, PCC_UOA_SB_1v2, whole genome shotgun sequence encodes:
- the SLC10A4 gene encoding sodium/bile acid cotransporter 4, with amino-acid sequence MDSTDNATLLFGTDNGTLLFGQSTLPPDNYTLSPTASSLSPGPDAPLAPASSAGPGPGPVLSVTPGPGVSFSPGPTPTPAPTAGSFAGGAGGPSPTLFARPEAAHEPPFWDTPLNHGLNVLVGAALCITMLGLGCTVDGNHFGAHVRRPVGALLAALCQFGFLPLLAFLLALAFSLDGSAAVAVLLCGCCPGGNLSNLMSLLVDGDMNLSIIMTISSTLLALVLMPLCLWIYSRPWIDTPLVQLLPIGTVILTLCSTLIPIGLGVFIRYRYSRVADYIVKISLWSLLMTLVVLFILTGTMLGPELLASIPAAVYVVAIFMPLAGYASGYGLATLFHLPPNCKRTVSLETGSQNVQLCTAILKLAFPPQNIGSMYMFPLLYALFQSAEAGIFVLIYKMYGSGVLHKQDPLDEDEDTDISYKKLKEEEMADTSYGTVKADNLIMMETTQTSL; translated from the exons ATGGACAGCACCGACAACGCCACCCTGCTTTTCGGCACCGACAATGGCACCCTGCTCTTCGGCCAGTCCACGCTGCCCCCGGACAATTACACCTTGTCGCCCACCGCCAGCAGCCTGAGTCCCGGCCCGGACGCACCCCTCGCGCCGGCCTCCAGcgccggccccggccccggccccgtgCTCAGTGTGACACCCGGGCCCGGAGTCAGTTTCAGCCCCGGCCCCACACCGACCCCGGCGCCGACGGCCGGCAGCTTCGCGGGCGGCGCGGGTGGCCCAAGCCCGACCCTGTTCGCTCGGCCCGAGGCGGCCCACGAGCCCCCGTTCTGGGACACGCCGCTGAACCATGGGCTGAACGTGTTGGTGGGCGCCGCCCTGTGCATCACTATGCTGGGCCTGGGCTGCACGGTGGACGGGAACCACTTCGGGGCGCACGTCCGCCGGCCGGTGGGCGCGCTGCTGGCCGCACTCTGCCAGTTCGGCTTCCTGCCGCTGCTGGCCTTCTTGCTGGCGCTCGCCTTCTCCCTGGACGGCTCGGCCGCCGTGGCGGTGCTCCTGTGTGGCTGCTGTCCCGGCGGGAATCTCTCCAACCTCATGTCCCTGCTCGTGGACGGCGACATGAACCTCAG TATCATCATGACCATCTCCTCCACTCTCCTGGCCCTGGTCTTGATGCCCCTGTGCCTGTGGATCTACAGCCGGCCTTGGATCGACACTCCCCTGGTGCAGTTACTACCCATAGGGACAGTGATCCTGACCCTCTGCAGCACTCTCATCCCCATCGGTCTGGGCGTCTTCATTCGCTATAGATACAGCCGGGTGGCTGACTACATTGTGAAG ATTTCCCTGTGGTCTCTGCTAATGACGCTGGTGGTCCTTTTCATATTGACCGGCACTATGTTAGGACCCGAACTGTTGGCCAGTATTCCAGCAGCTGTTTACGTGGTAGCGATTTTTATGCCTTTGGCAGGCTATGCCTCAGGCTACGGCTTAGCTACTCTCTTCCATCTTCCGCCCAACTGCAAGAGGACGGTGAGCCTGGAAACAGGGAGCCAAAATGTGCAGCTCTGTACCGCCATCCTGAAACTGGCATTTCCACCACAAAACATAGGAAGTATGTACATGTTTCCCTTGCTTTATGCCCTTTTCCAGTCTGCAGAAGCagggatttttgttttaatatataaaatgtatggaAGTGGAGTACTGCACAAGCAAGATCCTCTAGATGAAGATGAAGATACAGATATTTCTTataagaaactgaaagaagaggaaatggcagacACGTCCTATGGCACAGTGAAAGCAGATAATTTAATTATGATGGAAACCACTCAGACTTCACTCTAA
- the ZAR1 gene encoding zygote arrest protein 1 has translation MAALGDVVLDGYLYPACALYSYRCLYPAAAATKGKSGADEGGWRPRGGGYPPVSSSSDGAASSSFPGHGQLAAAEYVHSYQRAQLMALLSQVGPRPASTRDAAVQVNPFRDVSVQCSLGRRTLGHRARESGPSPDPEGAADAGGSCPASPQRARRGPEQDSPPSRAPRRVRFLRTLAVYSPVTSRCLATLLEGAEAAAGQQRPGEPESERGPPTARPRGPEEGDGSARKVSLRLQPEEDEAQAAVPGSREQPLPVARVPDAAGERSSPRSPQPSKERLRFQFLEQKYGYYHCKDCNIRWESAYVWCVQGTNKVYYKQFCRTCQKSYNPYRVEDITCQNCKQTRCSCPVKLRHVDPKRPHRQDLCGRCKGKRLSCDSTFSFKYII, from the exons ATGGCTGCCCTGGGGGACGTCGTCCTGGATGGTTACCTGTACCCGGCGTGCGCCCTCTATTCGTACCGGTGCCTCTAcccggccgccgccgccaccaAGGGAAAAAGCGGGGCGGACGAGGGTGGCTGGCGACCCCGGGGCGGGGGCTACCCTCCAGTTTCCTCCTCCTCTGACGGCGCGGCCTCGTCGTCGTTCCCGGGCCACGGGCAGCTGGCGGCCGCCGAGTACGTCCACAGCTACCAGCGCGCGCAGCTCATGGCCCTGCTGTCGCAGGTGGGCCCCCGCCCGGCCAGCACTCGGGACGCGGCGGTGCAGGTGAACCCGTTCCGCGACGTATCGGTGCAGTGCTCGCTGGGGCGGCGGACGCTGGGGCACAGGGCCCGCGAGTCCGGCCCGAGTCCAGATCCCGAGGGTGCGGCGGACGCGGGCGGCAGCTGCCCGGCCTCCCCGCAGCGCGCCCGCCGGGGCCCGGAGCAGGACAGCCCGCCGAGCCGCGCCCCGCGGCGCGTGCGTTTCCTGCGCACCCTGGCTGTGTACTCGCCCGTGACCTCCCGCTGCCTAGCCACCCTCCTGGAGGGGGCCGAGGCCGCGGCGGGCCAGCAGAGGCCCGGGGAGCCGGAGTCTGAGCGAGGGCCGCCAACTGCGAGGCCCCGAGGCCCCGAGGAGGGAGACGGGTCGGCGAGGAAGGTGTCCCTGCGGCTGCAGCCTGAGGAGGACGAGGCCCAGGCCGCAGTACCGGGAAGCCGCGAGCAGCCCTTGCCCGTTGCCAGGGTCCCGGACGCCGCTGGCGAGAGATCGTCGCCCCGGAGCCCCCAGCCGAGCAAGGAGCGCCTGCGCTTCCAG TTCTTAGAGCAGAAGTACGGCTACTATCACTGCAAGGACTGCAATATCCGCTGGGAAAGTGCCTATGTGTGGTGTGTACAAGGCACTAACAAG GTTTACTACAAGCAGTTTTGCCGAACATGCCAGAAGTCTTATAACCCTTACCGAGTGGAGGATATCACCTGCCAA AATTGTAAACAGACTAGATGCTCCTGCCCAGTGAAACTTCGCCACGTGGACCCCAAAAGGCCCCACCGTCAAGATTTGTGTGGGAGATGCAAAGGCAAACGCCTATCTTGCGACAGCACTTTCAGTttcaaatatatcatttaa